The following is a genomic window from Shewanella avicenniae.
TAATCAAGGTTTGCGAGATAACCGCCTGCAGCGATTCTGACAACATGGTACGCACCATGTCTTTTTCGCCCGCTGGGAACACGTCAACCACACGGTCAATGGTTTTGGCTGCTGAGGTGGTGTGTAAGGTACCAAATACTAAGTGACCGGTTTCTGCCGCTGTCAGTGCCAAACGGATAGTTTCCAAGTCACGCATCTCACCCACTAGAATAACGTCAGGGTCTTCACGCAGGGCGCTACGCAAGGCAGCCTCGAAGCTCCAAGTGTGACGATGCACTTCCCGTTGGTTAATCAAACACTGCTTGTTTTGGTGCACAAATTCGATAGGGTCTTCAATAGTCAGAATATGGTCGTGGCGATTGTCATTAACGTAATCGATCATCCCCGCCAAAGTGGTACTTTTACCAGAACCTGTTGGTCCCGTTACCAGCACCAAACCACGTGGATAGGAAGAGATTTTCTTAAAGATGTCAGGCGCACCTAACTGCTCTAAGGTTAAGATATCAGTAGGAATGGTACGGAATACCGCGGCAGCGCCACGAGATTGGTTAAACGCGTTCACCCTGAAGCGCGCCAAGTTTGGCACTTCAAACGAGAAGTCGATCTCGAGGTGTTCTTCATAGTCCTTACGCTGCTTATCATTCATGATATCGTAAACAAGACGATGAACGTCTTGGTGCGTCAACGCAGGCACATTGAGCTTTCTCACCTCACCATCGACACGTATCATAGGTGGTATGCCTGCAGAAAGGTGTAGATCCGACGCTTTGTGTTTTACACTAAAAGCCAATAATTCAGTGATTTCCATAGCTTGGTATATCCGTTCAACCAAAAAGATAACAACATGACAACAATAGCAGACAGACTGGCACTAGCCCAGCAAAGGATAGCAGCCGCCGCTAAAAATTGCGTACGAAATCCCGAAGAGATCCAACTGCTTGCCGTCAGTAAAACCAAACCTATTGAAGACATTTTAGCAGCCTACAACGCTGGGCAACGTTACTTCGGTGAGAACTACGTTCAAGAAGGCCAACAAAAGGTTGAGGCACTACAGCAAACGTGTCCAGATATTGTGTGGCACTTCATCGGGCCACTGCAATCCAATAAAAGCCGGATTGTGGCGGAATATTTTGATTGGATGCACACAGTAGATCGCGCCAAAATCGCTGAGCGCCTCAATAGCCAACGTCCTGCGGATAAAGCGCCGTTAAATGTCTGTATTCAAGTCAATATCAGCGGCGAAGATAGCAAGTCTGGCGTGATTGATAAAGACAGCATGTTGGCGCTGGCAAAACAGATTGCAGCCCTGCCAAATCTGAACCTGCGCGGCTTGATGGCGATTCCAAGCCACGCCGATGAAAATCAGTTGGCAGAGGAGCTTTCTACGATGCAGCAACTCTTTGCCACCTTGAAACTCGGCTACGCCAGCGTTGATACGCTATCGATGGGCATGAGTGACGATTTAGAGCTGGCGATTGCCAACGGCTCAACCATGGTACGTATCGGCAGCGCGATTTTTGGTGAGCGTGACTATAGCGCCAAAGCGAATTAATCCCCTTGTATTTAGCCGCTTGCGCCCAAATACTATAAACAGTCCACCCCGTGTGGCGCGTTACAACCAACAAAAGAGGAAAGCATGACTTCTAACAAAATCTGTTTTATCGGTGCCGGCAATATGAGCCGCAGTATTATCAGCGGACTGGTGAACAGTGGCTATCAACCTGAATTGATTGAAGCAACCAACCCTAGTACCCCGAAACTTGATGCACTGAAAGCGGATTTTGCGATTAACACCAGCAGCGACAACAGTGCCGCCGCCGCGCGAGCCGATGTGATTATTCTGTCGGTCAAACCGCAGTTAATGCAGCAAGTGTGTGAAGCCATGTCTGGCGTCGATTTCTCCAACAAACTGATTATTACCATTGCCGCCGGTATTCCTGCCGCACGCTATCAAGATTATTTCGGCCAGCCCATCCAACTGATCCGTGTTATGCCAAACACTCCAATGCAAATTGGTGCTGGCATGTCAGGCTTATATGCCCCAGCCAATATCAACGATGAACAAAAAGCGATTGCCGAAGTCATTGTCAAAACCGGTGGTGATGCGGTTTGGGTAGACGACGAACACGGGCTTAACCTGGTGATTGCCTTGGCGGGGAGCTCTCCGGCCTATTTTTTCCTGTTTGTTGAAGGCATGGTAGACGCCGCGACCCAAATGGGCATGGATGCAGAAAAAGCGCGCCAACTGGCGCAGCAAGCCGCATTTGGTGCGGCCAGAATGTTGATTGAAAATCCGCAACTGTCGGCGGCACAACTGCGTCAGAATGTGACCTCTAAAGGCGGCACCACCCATGAAGCCGTTGAAACCTTCAAGCAAGGCGATCTACCCGGATTAACCGCCAAAGCGATGGCAAACTGTATCGCCCGCGCTGAAGAGATGGCGAAACAATTTTAACTACTAAGAGACTCGACTCGAAATGACTGATCCATTTACTTTTTTAGTTAGCACCATATTCGACCTGTACTTAATGGTTGTGATCCTGCGGATCTGGATGCAGCTTGCACGTGCCGATTTCTACAATCCATTTAGCCAGTTTGTGGTGAAAGCAACCCACCCGATTGTGAAGCCATTACGCCGCGTGCTGCCATCAATTGGCAACCTCGATACCGCGTCCGTGGTGCTGGCGTTGGCCGTGGTGATCTTAAAAATTGTGGCACTGACATTAATTGCTGGCGCACAATTTGATATCGTCGCCACACTGCTTTTTGCGGTGGTGTCGGTGTTTAAACAAGCCGGTGTATTGCTGTTTTATCTGTTGATTATCCGCGCCATCATGAGCTGGGTTAGCCAAGGCTCAAACCCATTTGAATATGTGCTGTATCAACTGACTGAACCATTCCTCGGCCCAATCAGACGTATTATTCCGCCAATGGGTGGCTTAGATTTATCTGTGCTAGTGCTGTTTATTTTGTTGAACTTCCTCAACTTACTGCTTGCGCAGCACGTACCTTATTGGGCTATTGCTTAATGAGTTCAACGCAAACTGCCGTCATCATGGAGCAGCAAAATTTGCTGCTCCGTGTTTATGTGCAGCCAAAGGCCAGCCGCGATCAGTGGTGCGGTCTACATGGCGATGAGATGAAGTTAGCCATTACCGCGCCGCCGGTCGATGGCAAAGCCAACCAACATATTGTTAAATTGCTCGCCAAGTCGTTTAAGGTTGCCAAAGGCCAAGTGCATATTCTCAAAGGAGAACTCGGCCGCCATAAACAGATCAAGATTGAGTCGCCGCAGCAATTTCCTCAAGAAATAGCCGCACTACTTTGATGGGTGCGATGGGAATTCCGCCGTTAGCTGGGTATAATTTAGCTGAGTCATCAACCGATTGAGACCCCATGAGCCGTTCCTGCATTACCGCCCTATTGTTATGGTTAACCGCCCTCGTCTTGCCAGCCCATGCTGAGCAAAAGCTTCAGGTGGGTCATTACGATATCCATTACTCGGCGTTGCCCAGTACCTTTATCTCCCCTTCTGTGGCGCAAACCTACGGCATTCAACGCAGTCGCTATCTGGCGCTGGTTAACATTGTGGTGATGGACATGCGCCAAGCCAACGGCGTGCAGATCCCGGTCGAAATTAATGGCATTGCCACCAACTTACTCGAAGCACGCTTTAAGCTAAAATTCCGCGAAATTAAAGAAGGCCAGTCAGTGTATTACATTGCTCAACTGCCCTATCGCGATAGTGAAGAGATCCATTTTCATCTCTCCATCAAACACCAAAACGAATTAAATACTAAGCTGAATTTCAGTCAGCAGTTTTTCAACGATTAACCCTGTTGGGGGCGATAGCGCCACCAACTGCACCGCAGGAA
Proteins encoded in this region:
- a CDS encoding type IV pilus twitching motility protein PilT, with protein sequence MEITELLAFSVKHKASDLHLSAGIPPMIRVDGEVRKLNVPALTHQDVHRLVYDIMNDKQRKDYEEHLEIDFSFEVPNLARFRVNAFNQSRGAAAVFRTIPTDILTLEQLGAPDIFKKISSYPRGLVLVTGPTGSGKSTTLAGMIDYVNDNRHDHILTIEDPIEFVHQNKQCLINQREVHRHTWSFEAALRSALREDPDVILVGEMRDLETIRLALTAAETGHLVFGTLHTTSAAKTIDRVVDVFPAGEKDMVRTMLSESLQAVISQTLIKKIGGGRVAAHEIMIGTPAIRNLIREDKVAQMYSAIQTGMAHGMQTLEQSLQQLVNRGVITREDALSKSSNKQVNF
- a CDS encoding YggS family pyridoxal phosphate-dependent enzyme; this translates as MTTIADRLALAQQRIAAAAKNCVRNPEEIQLLAVSKTKPIEDILAAYNAGQRYFGENYVQEGQQKVEALQQTCPDIVWHFIGPLQSNKSRIVAEYFDWMHTVDRAKIAERLNSQRPADKAPLNVCIQVNISGEDSKSGVIDKDSMLALAKQIAALPNLNLRGLMAIPSHADENQLAEELSTMQQLFATLKLGYASVDTLSMGMSDDLELAIANGSTMVRIGSAIFGERDYSAKAN
- the proC gene encoding pyrroline-5-carboxylate reductase, with protein sequence MTSNKICFIGAGNMSRSIISGLVNSGYQPELIEATNPSTPKLDALKADFAINTSSDNSAAAARADVIILSVKPQLMQQVCEAMSGVDFSNKLIITIAAGIPAARYQDYFGQPIQLIRVMPNTPMQIGAGMSGLYAPANINDEQKAIAEVIVKTGGDAVWVDDEHGLNLVIALAGSSPAYFFLFVEGMVDAATQMGMDAEKARQLAQQAAFGAARMLIENPQLSAAQLRQNVTSKGGTTHEAVETFKQGDLPGLTAKAMANCIARAEEMAKQF
- a CDS encoding YggT family protein produces the protein MTDPFTFLVSTIFDLYLMVVILRIWMQLARADFYNPFSQFVVKATHPIVKPLRRVLPSIGNLDTASVVLALAVVILKIVALTLIAGAQFDIVATLLFAVVSVFKQAGVLLFYLLIIRAIMSWVSQGSNPFEYVLYQLTEPFLGPIRRIIPPMGGLDLSVLVLFILLNFLNLLLAQHVPYWAIA
- the yggU gene encoding DUF167 family protein YggU — protein: MSSTQTAVIMEQQNLLLRVYVQPKASRDQWCGLHGDEMKLAITAPPVDGKANQHIVKLLAKSFKVAKGQVHILKGELGRHKQIKIESPQQFPQEIAALL
- a CDS encoding DUF4426 domain-containing protein; the encoded protein is MSRSCITALLLWLTALVLPAHAEQKLQVGHYDIHYSALPSTFISPSVAQTYGIQRSRYLALVNIVVMDMRQANGVQIPVEINGIATNLLEARFKLKFREIKEGQSVYYIAQLPYRDSEEIHFHLSIKHQNELNTKLNFSQQFFND